CAGTATTTGTTCGTGCTGCCCCTGCCGGTAGGTGTACACCGTTCCGAAACCTATTATTCCTGCGGACTGCACAATTTTGGTAAATGCCGTATAACGCGTCGTATCAATAGCGATTTCCAGTCCATTTTCACCGCCATTATATCCGTTCACCACCACATAAGCGGCCATTTCAGCGCTCAGTTCTTCCTTATTACAGGCGGTAAACAGTAGCAGGAATAGTAAACATATATTTACATTTGATTTCATAGTGATAATGTCTTTTAAAGTTCAAAATTCTTGGTATAACGCATCGTGGTACCCTGCGGGCTTTCGCTGAACACGAAAGCTTTGGATGATGATGCCGAGGCCGCCGGCAGCGGCACGGATGTGGTGGAGATGTTCCACACGTAACCAGTACCATGCGTGTAATACTCAGTTGTACCCGCTTTATAGATCAGCGCCCTGAATTGCACGGCGGTAAGCTGCCCGTTATACTGCTGCTGCGCGGTGGAAAACGAAGGAATCGTCACCGTTTCACTGAACGTGTTGGGCTGTACATTGTTGATCCTCCCTAGTTCTTCTATCACCTTCGGCGTTACGTAGTACTTCACGAGTACAATATCTACCGGGCCGCTGTATTTCGTCACGGTCGGACGAAACATAAAACTTGCTTTTAATTTGCCGGTTTCAATCGGCGCCACCCTGGGCAGGTCGCTAACTGTCCCGTCGAGGTAAAGGAAGTTGATCCGTAACGGCGCATCGGCCTGCGTTACCGTCTTTTCCAGCAGCACTTTATCATTTGCGGCATCGGTCACCGATAACTTCACTTCTTTGTGGCCGTTAAGGAACGATACGGCCTGGGTAAAGTCAAACGCATTGTTCGATGGTATCTGCGTATCGAATGTGTCCAGCTTTACATCCAGCTGCCCTGTACCGCCATTAAAACCTTTAAATGATACGGGTATTACATTCACCTCGTTCAGCAAATCGTTTTCACCTTTATTGCAGGCCGCCAGGGCGTACAGGCAAACACCTGCCAACGCCACACGGTTTATAGTCCATAGTTTCATAATTTCTTTATGTTGATGCGTTAGAAAGTATAAGAAATTGACAAGCTGAAGGAAGTACCTACTTTGCGGAAGAAAGTGTCTTTATCGCCCACCCGCGTTTTGGTTTTGCCATCTGTATCTGTTTCCCAAAAACCCTTCTCGTATTTCTGGGTGAATCCATATTTCCACTCATAGATGTCGGCCCATTCCGTAGCAGTGATGGCAGAGCCAGGCAGGCCGCGCCATTGCGGCTGCAGTTGGTAAGTATCATTACTATTGATATAAAAGCGATACGGATTATCGAGCAGGTTCGTGATATTCAGACGTGTCTGCAGTTTTTTATTTTTAAGGAAACGATAGCTCAACTGCGCATCCAGCTGTCCGCGCGGGCGCTCATATTCTACGATATCGGGCGTCAGTCCGGTAGCAAAGGTTTTATATCCCATATGATTAAAGGCTATGTTAGCTCCCAAACGATCGCCTGCATATTGCAGTCCCAGGTTGTACACCACCGGTACCTGGCCGTACAACGGACGTTTTTCGCGCAGCAGTTTTTTTGTACGGTATTCATACTGGTTACCATATTTATCATCGGTCATTGATTTCCCCGCAAACACACTGCCTTGTACATCCGATGTCTGCAACGTAAGGTTGGCGCTCACGTACAGATCATCCAGGAAATTTAAACCAGGTTTAATAAAGCCAAGGCTCTTACGCATATCGAATTCAAGCCCTTTCACCTTTGCCCATTCCGAGTTTTGGGTGATGAGATACACACGCCCGGTAGCGTCGGGCTGTGTACGGTATTGTTCAACCGGTTTATCAAAATACTTATAGAAAGCCCCGAAGGATATGACCTCACCCGGCTTAGGATACCATTCAAAACGCAGATCATAATGATCAATGACAGTAGATAACACGCCATCGGTACGGCGGAAAGCCCCGATGGCCGGATCAAACCGCACCATGCGTGAGTTTTCGATCAAGGCCGGACGAATCACCGATTGCGAATAGGCTGCGCGGATATTGAAATCCCTGAGCGGGGTAAGCGTAAGGCTCGCAGATGGCAGGTATCGCCATGCCTTTTCCTCTGTTTCAGGATCAGCAAAAGGCGTTACTATTTTACCGGTACCAGGATCTACAAACTTCTGGCTTTCTTCTCTTTTTATCAGCGCATCAATTGCCAGGTCGTTAGGACCGCTTCTAAGGCGTTCGTACTGGTAGTATTCTGCCCGTAATCCCCATACGAGGCGCAGCCAGCTGGTAAAGCGGTTATCCATCATTCCATAAATAGCATGGTTCAGGTTGCGGCCTTCATAACCGTTACGGGAAAACGAAGCTGGGTAGTACATCAGGTCTTTCATCGGATCATTGAACGCAAGGAACTGACCCCATTGCTGCAGCGGCAAAAAGTTGTACACGCTGTTAACAGGTTGTACAGTACCGATGGGCAGGATCACCCAATCATATTCACCCTGGCGCTGCATAAACTGGTAACCTGTTTTAAAGAGCTGTTTTTGTTTCAACATGCGGAAGTTGTAACTGATCGCACCTTCCAGGGCTTCATTGGTTTCACTGTAGGTGTATTGCGAGCGGTTAAAGGTACCAGCACCCGGATTGGTGACACCGTTTACGATCACGTTATAATGTTTACCGTTCAGCGTTTTATAAGTATTCAGCCAGGCTTCCGTGGCATCCTGCTCCAGGTTTTTCACCTTGTTGCGCGACACGCTCCAATCGAAACGAAATGCGCCGGCAGTATGTTCACCGTTAATACGGTTCTGCAACAGGTCTATAAATTTCGGACGATCATATTCCCTTATAGCCGGGTCCTCCGCACCTATATCATTGCCCCAGCCCACTACACGCGAAAACTGGTTGGCGAACATGCGGGAATAAAAGTTACGGGCAGTGATCTTGTGATTTTTAGCGGTCCAGCCAACGTTCAGCAATGCACCCCAACTCGTGATGAAATTGTACTGGTTAGCATAGGTTGGGTTCAATTCTTTGCCGGTGGCGATATCGACACGCGTGTTACCCAACTTTTCCCATTCACCTCTGCCAAAGTGAGATATCTCATCCATGTTCTGTTCATTGCGATAGCTCAAAGAACCAACCAGTCCAAGGCGGCTGCTTTTAAGTTGATACACACGACCGAGGCTGAACTGGTAGTTTTGTCCGGGCAACGCTTTATACGTACGTGTGCCCAAACGTTCAAAACCGCCTATCTTTTTATTCTGTTCGGCTATCTGCGCCGGCGTTATGGGCGTAACACCGGCCGGAGGCGCTCCGTAAGGGTTATTAGGCGTATAGTTCTGCTGATTGAAGGTGATCAGCTGATCAGGAAAATGGTCGCGGCCACCATCGTCGAAACCCAGGTAGTCGTTTTTACCACGACCATAACCCAAAAAGTCTTTTCCCGTTCTGCCTGTGATGTACTTCATCCCTGCAGTAAGGGTTAAAAAATTATTTTCGGGAACGGCCATTGTATTGATCTGCACCAGACCGCCACCAAAACCGAAACTCATATCCGGCGTAGCCGTTTTATGCACTACGACATTATCGATCAGGTTACTGGGCACGATGTCAAATTCGAAATCGCGGATCTGCACATCTGTACTGGGCAGCTGCGCGCCATCCATCATAGCCAGGTTGTAACGTTCCGCAATGCCACGCACCACCACACGGCGGTTGTCGTTCGTAGACACTCCGGAGATTCTTTTCAGCGTTTCGCCAACATTTTTATCCGGCAGCGCGGCCATCTGCTCGCGGCTGATGCCGTTGGAAATACCGGCCTCATTTTTCTGGCGCAGGTATAACGCCGCTGTGCTTTCCGTTTTGTATTTACCGGTTACGACCACCTGCTTCAGGCTACTGGAGGCTACGCGCAGCACTACATCCAGTTTGGTGCTGCGATCTTCCGCTACCACTATTTCTGCAATGCGTTTGGTTTGAAAGGAAATGTAACTCACCTCCACAGTGTAAGTACCCGGAGGCAGGGTAAACTGGTAGCTTCCATCCGGACTGCTTTGCACTACCGCGCCCGTTTGCAGCACTATAATAGTGGCACCTGGCAGCAACTCCCCTTTTTCGTCTAACACTTTGCCTACAATCCTGCCGGGCTTAGGAGGCTTGGGCTGCTGGCTTACGGAAATAAGGCTGCCTGCAGGTTTAAATACCAACCGATGTCCGGCCGACAACTGCTGCAGGGTAGCCTGCAGGGTTTCGTTTTGCACACTGATGCTGAAGGGAGCCAGTTTACCAATCTCCTGCGGATAGGCGAAAGTGAAGCCTGACTGACGTTCCAGGGCATCCAACACCTGGTCGAGTTGAGCGCCCTTGAAGTTGACAGACACCCTTACCATCCCCTGCGATTTTACCACTCCCGCGACACTCGTGCCTGCCACCGTTAAAATGGTGACCAGCGCTAAAAAGGCGAACCTCGTCATTGCACATAGGTGTTTAATTACATTCTTTTTTTCGTAGAATTGTACATAGCTTTTTACATGATTTGTTGTACGCATTATCAATAGATCTAAAAGCTACACCGAAGTGGAGGCCTCGAACCCTCCGCTTCTTTCTTTTTTAGACCCTTTACTGTTGCTGATTTATGTTGGCTGTTGGTTACCCGATCATATGCATTTATTGTTGTTATCTGAACTATTTGATCACCACTGTGTTTCCTCTGATCTCATACCTGAAACCCTTTCCCGAAGTGCTGAGCGCCTGCAATACGTTATGTAGTTTTTCGTTTCTGATTTTCAGCTTATATCGCTGTTGAAGTAGTGCCGGGTTGGCGCATGAAACCGTTATACCATACCATCTCGAAAGGCGTTTCGTGATATTTTCCAATGTTTCGTAGTTAAATACAAATGCGCCCTTTTCCCAGGCGTGACTATTGGCTGCAATGGTGGCCGCCACCTGTACCTGACCGGATTTGCGTGCATAAGTCAGCTCCTGGTCGGGCAAAAGGATGCTCCCCGGCGTGTTGCCCCCAGGAATGGTCACGCCAACCTTACCAGTGGCAACGGTTACCGCAATGGCCTCGTCGTCCTTATAAGATCTCACGTTAAAAGACGTTCCCAATACCTGTACCTGCAATTCATCCGTTTTAACAAAAAACGGATGACGGTCGTCCTGCTTCACATCGAAGAAGGCCTCTCCTTGCAGGCTCACCGTTCGTGCATCACCTGTAAATTGCTCCGGGTACTGCAAGCGGCTTTCCGCGTTCAGGTATACGATAGTACTGTCGGGCAGCACGACCTTCAGCAGTTTGCCCGCCTTGGTGGTGCTTTCCAGCATGGCTATTGCCATCGGTGCCTGCTTCTTATTGAAATGATACCAGCCATAACCGCCTACCGTTGCGATCAGCAACACAGCTGCTGCGTATTTGAACATCGGCATCAGCTTAAATCGTTTCGCCGGTAGGGGTTTGGGCGTGGTTATTTTTTGACGGAACGTTGCCTGCCAGGCTTCCAGCTGAGTGGTTTCTGCAGGTTCGTCCGGAATTTCGGTCCAGCGCTCGTTCAGCATCTCTTCCAATAGCTGCTCCGCTTCCGGTTGTTGCAGGAATGTGCGAACACGCACCAATTCTTCCGGTGTACAGCGATTGTCGATGAATTTTCTAAGCAATGTTTTATCCAGGGGACGTTCCATACCCTATAGAACACAAAAAAAGTGGCTTACCCCTAATGCAACGACAAAATATTTAAGAAAGGAACAGCGCTGCCAGGATTAACGTAGTATCAGATATGGTTTTCAACTTCTTACGAAGAATAACAAGCGATGCGCTGATATGATGCTCCACCGTTCTTACGGATAAGTTAAGCCGGCTGGCAATCTCAGGATAGGTAAGCTCCTCGTGCCGGCTGAGTTCAAAAACTTTTTTGCGTTGCGGGCTAAGGGCTTCGAGGTGTTGGTGATATTGATTATTTATTTCGGTAGTAAGCAGGCTATGATCAGCCGAGCGGCTGTCCGCATAATCGCGTTCTTCACTTACATCAAGACCACTGGTTTCTAGCGCTCTTCTGCGCCAATAGTTGATGAGTGTATTTTTCATCGCCTTAAACAGATAAGGACCCAGACTGTCCTCCACCACGATGTTACCACGGCGCTGCCAGATGCCAAGCATCACATCCATCGCCAGTTCTTCCGCAATAAGTTTGTCTTTGGTGAAGCTGAGCGTATACTTGAAAAGCTTGTTAAAATAACGGCGAAACAATTCGTTAAAGGCGAGTTCATCACCCTTTACGGATTGTTTTAAGAGAGCATTGTCTGATAAGTCCGTTAGCTTTTGCGCCATCACATGTTTGGATTGACGGCAACAAAATTAAAAGAAGCAGGCGATGTGCATGTTAAGTAATCATTAAGTATGTATTATGGCTTTTGCACTGCTGCTTCGAACCGGGGAACGAAAAACCTGTCCCAATGATACACCCGCGCCACCGCATTACACACCTCCAGCATAAATGCATTGTTGCTGCTGTTGGTCATTACCACTATGCCGTACCCATCTTCCAGGCTGCCGTAAGAAGCACAGCTAAACCCTGCGTTGCCGCCGTTGTGATTGAAATAGTACGCGCCATTCTTATAACGGAGAAACAATCCCAGCCCGACTTTACTTTCGTTATACATTACGACGGGCTTAAATCTTTCCTGCATGTGCACACGCGACAGTACTTTACCCGAATCACCTCTCAGCACCCGCTGGCATTCAATCATATACCGGGCAATGTCAGTGGGCGTAGTCCATAAACCGGCGGCGGCCAGTTCCGGATACAAGTGATATTTGCCATTTACCGGTTTGCCATCTCTATAATACGCGGTGGCAATATTCGATGTATCGCCACAGAGCGCGTAACGGCTGCGCGTCATGCCCAGTGGATTAAGCACTTCGCGCTGTAAGAATTGTTCGTAAGGCTCGCCGGTGATGTCAGTCAGCAGCAACTGTGTGATATTTGTTCCGCCACCTGAATATTCGAAACGCGTGGCAGGCGGCAAAAAAGAACGCACGGCGGGCGAGTTAGCCGGCGCGGTACCATTGAGCACCTGGATTAATGCAGGAAGTGCTGCCCGTCGGTTATACCCCGGAAAACCGGAAACGGTTAACCCGGCCGAATGACTCAGTAATTGCCTTGCGGTAATCACTTTACCCGCAGCCGCACTGTCGTACGGAAACTTCCAGGTGGTAAGGTATCGGTTGACATCTGTATCCAGGTCCAGCCTGCCCATCTGCACCAGCTTTAACAATGCCATACTATTGATGCTTTTACTGATAGAGGCAGCCTGGAATAAGGTGTTCGCATTCACAGATCTCTTTTCTAATTCATCTGCCATGCCATAGCCTTTAACCCATACAATCTGGTAATTGTATATAACGGCGATACTCACACCCTTCACATGCAAATCGCGCATTCGCTGGTAAATATTCATTGACGGGATCGTACTATCCGCGCTGATGATCATTTCCGGCGTAAGTGAATTTTCAACTGCGATGATGGCGTCTTTGACGTCTGCGGGAACTTGTGCATGTGCAATATTGACGAAAAGCACGGTCCACAGGGTAAACAAATAGTCAGGTACCTTAAGCAATTTCATTGGGCTGAGTTTAGGGGAGCAATCTCAGTCTTAAAGTACGAAATAACGCTCACTTTTTCGGCACAAAACAACAAAGCAACTACCACGGCACGCCGGTAGTTGCTTTGTTAAAACAGGATAAATAGCGATTATGGAAGCAATACCTGGTCGACCACATGGATAACACCATTAGTCGTTACCATATTGGCAGAGGAAATGCTGGCGGCAGTCGTGTTCTTATTACCTTTCACTTTCGCACCGCCGGTTAACGTAACCGTCAGCGTAGCACCGTTCACTGTCGCTGGTTTAGCACCTTCGGTGAGGTCGCTGGAGAATACGCGTGATGCTACTACGTGATAAGTAAGAATGCTGGTAAGCACTGCTGGATCAGCTGCCTGGATAGCCGCTACGTTCGCAAAACCTGCATTGATGAACGCCTGGTTAGTAGGCGCAAAAACCGTAAGCGGACCAGCGCCGGAAAGTACCTGTGCAACGTTGGTAGATCCCGTGCTGGCTCTCACTACCGCAGCAACCAGGAAGCTAAAATTCGGATTAGCCTGCGCTGCTTCTACGATATTGCCGCTTGGTGGCATGAGCACCGTGTTGATCACGTGTATCACGCCGTTGCTGGCCATTACGTCTGCCTCTAATACAGTGGCGCCGTTCACAAATACGCCATTCGCATTTTTGGTAACGAATATGTCCACGTCTGCTGAGGTTTTAACAGCCGTGTTGCTGGCAGTGGCAATCGCCGATGAAGCGATCTTCTGTCCCACAACATGGTACATCAAAATCTTTTTCAAAGTTTCAGCGGGAACAGCTTTGATTTTAGCCTCGGTATCAAATCCCGCTGCTACAAATGCTGCGTTGTTCGGTGCAAATACGGTGAAGGGGCCGGTACCAGCCAATACGCTTCCTAAACCGGCATGTGCCACGGCCACGTTCAGGAGGGAGAAGTTGCTGTTGGTTGCCACGATGGCAGCGATACTCTTGTTCGTAGGTTGGTCGTCGTCCTTACTGCAAGCGCCCAACAATACTGTAGCCAATACAACCAGCATCATCATACCCCGCTTAACCAGGGGTAAAGTAGTTTTTTTCATAACATTTGGTGTTTTTGAAAACATACCAAACGGAATGCCATTTAGTATTTTTAAATACTATTATTGTAGGTATCTCACATAAATTTGTCTTTTTTAATACTATTTACAGTTATAAATACACTTCACTTCTTCTAAAAGTGTGGACAATTCGGTACAAGTAGTATTTTTTTACACCACATTAAACCTACAACCAAAACCGCTGTCAAAACCAAAGTCCGCCTTAACCGGATACACCTTTTTAACCATCATTCAAACGAAACACCATGAAACCACTGCATTTCATTATCGCGGGCACTTTTTTGATCGGCACCTTCGCTTCCTGTAAGAAAGAAGAAAATAAGTCGACCGACCTTCGCATCAGGCTCACCGATGCTCCCTATGACGCATCGGAAGTGAATGTTGACATCGAACAGGTACGCGTTAAATTCAGCGACGACAACAGCGATACCGAAGGCTGGATCGACCTGGCCACCACGGCAGGCATCTACAACCTCTTAGATTATCAAAATGGTGTGGATACGCTGCTCGCACATGCGGTTGTGCCTACCGGCAGACTAAGAG
This genomic interval from Chitinophaga horti contains the following:
- a CDS encoding fasciclin domain-containing protein, which translates into the protein MKKTTLPLVKRGMMMLVVLATVLLGACSKDDDQPTNKSIAAIVATNSNFSLLNVAVAHAGLGSVLAGTGPFTVFAPNNAAFVAAGFDTEAKIKAVPAETLKKILMYHVVGQKIASSAIATASNTAVKTSADVDIFVTKNANGVFVNGATVLEADVMASNGVIHVINTVLMPPSGNIVEAAQANPNFSFLVAAVVRASTGSTNVAQVLSGAGPLTVFAPTNQAFINAGFANVAAIQAADPAVLTSILTYHVVASRVFSSDLTEGAKPATVNGATLTVTLTGGAKVKGNKNTTAASISSANMVTTNGVIHVVDQVLLP
- a CDS encoding RNA polymerase sigma-70 factor; translation: MAQKLTDLSDNALLKQSVKGDELAFNELFRRYFNKLFKYTLSFTKDKLIAEELAMDVMLGIWQRRGNIVVEDSLGPYLFKAMKNTLINYWRRRALETSGLDVSEERDYADSRSADHSLLTTEINNQYHQHLEALSPQRKKVFELSRHEELTYPEIASRLNLSVRTVEHHISASLVILRKKLKTISDTTLILAALFLS
- a CDS encoding FecR family protein, giving the protein MERPLDKTLLRKFIDNRCTPEELVRVRTFLQQPEAEQLLEEMLNERWTEIPDEPAETTQLEAWQATFRQKITTPKPLPAKRFKLMPMFKYAAAVLLIATVGGYGWYHFNKKQAPMAIAMLESTTKAGKLLKVVLPDSTIVYLNAESRLQYPEQFTGDARTVSLQGEAFFDVKQDDRHPFFVKTDELQVQVLGTSFNVRSYKDDEAIAVTVATGKVGVTIPGGNTPGSILLPDQELTYARKSGQVQVAATIAANSHAWEKGAFVFNYETLENITKRLSRWYGITVSCANPALLQQRYKLKIRNEKLHNVLQALSTSGKGFRYEIRGNTVVIK
- a CDS encoding serine hydrolase domain-containing protein codes for the protein MKLLKVPDYLFTLWTVLFVNIAHAQVPADVKDAIIAVENSLTPEMIISADSTIPSMNIYQRMRDLHVKGVSIAVIYNYQIVWVKGYGMADELEKRSVNANTLFQAASISKSINSMALLKLVQMGRLDLDTDVNRYLTTWKFPYDSAAAGKVITARQLLSHSAGLTVSGFPGYNRRAALPALIQVLNGTAPANSPAVRSFLPPATRFEYSGGGTNITQLLLTDITGEPYEQFLQREVLNPLGMTRSRYALCGDTSNIATAYYRDGKPVNGKYHLYPELAAAGLWTTPTDIARYMIECQRVLRGDSGKVLSRVHMQERFKPVVMYNESKVGLGLFLRYKNGAYYFNHNGGNAGFSCASYGSLEDGYGIVVMTNSSNNAFMLEVCNAVARVYHWDRFFVPRFEAAVQKP
- a CDS encoding TonB-dependent receptor, yielding MTRFAFLALVTILTVAGTSVAGVVKSQGMVRVSVNFKGAQLDQVLDALERQSGFTFAYPQEIGKLAPFSISVQNETLQATLQQLSAGHRLVFKPAGSLISVSQQPKPPKPGRIVGKVLDEKGELLPGATIIVLQTGAVVQSSPDGSYQFTLPPGTYTVEVSYISFQTKRIAEIVVAEDRSTKLDVVLRVASSSLKQVVVTGKYKTESTAALYLRQKNEAGISNGISREQMAALPDKNVGETLKRISGVSTNDNRRVVVRGIAERYNLAMMDGAQLPSTDVQIRDFEFDIVPSNLIDNVVVHKTATPDMSFGFGGGLVQINTMAVPENNFLTLTAGMKYITGRTGKDFLGYGRGKNDYLGFDDGGRDHFPDQLITFNQQNYTPNNPYGAPPAGVTPITPAQIAEQNKKIGGFERLGTRTYKALPGQNYQFSLGRVYQLKSSRLGLVGSLSYRNEQNMDEISHFGRGEWEKLGNTRVDIATGKELNPTYANQYNFITSWGALLNVGWTAKNHKITARNFYSRMFANQFSRVVGWGNDIGAEDPAIREYDRPKFIDLLQNRINGEHTAGAFRFDWSVSRNKVKNLEQDATEAWLNTYKTLNGKHYNVIVNGVTNPGAGTFNRSQYTYSETNEALEGAISYNFRMLKQKQLFKTGYQFMQRQGEYDWVILPIGTVQPVNSVYNFLPLQQWGQFLAFNDPMKDLMYYPASFSRNGYEGRNLNHAIYGMMDNRFTSWLRLVWGLRAEYYQYERLRSGPNDLAIDALIKREESQKFVDPGTGKIVTPFADPETEEKAWRYLPSASLTLTPLRDFNIRAAYSQSVIRPALIENSRMVRFDPAIGAFRRTDGVLSTVIDHYDLRFEWYPKPGEVISFGAFYKYFDKPVEQYRTQPDATGRVYLITQNSEWAKVKGLEFDMRKSLGFIKPGLNFLDDLYVSANLTLQTSDVQGSVFAGKSMTDDKYGNQYEYRTKKLLREKRPLYGQVPVVYNLGLQYAGDRLGANIAFNHMGYKTFATGLTPDIVEYERPRGQLDAQLSYRFLKNKKLQTRLNITNLLDNPYRFYINSNDTYQLQPQWRGLPGSAITATEWADIYEWKYGFTQKYEKGFWETDTDGKTKTRVGDKDTFFRKVGTSFSLSISYTF
- a CDS encoding DUF4382 domain-containing protein, giving the protein MKPLHFIIAGTFLIGTFASCKKEENKSTDLRIRLTDAPYDASEVNVDIEQVRVKFSDDNSDTEGWIDLATTAGIYNLLDYQNGVDTLLAHAVVPTGRLREIRLVLGSDNSIKIGTNVYPLTIPSGSSSGLKIKLDKNLRPDLDSVIVDFDAALSIFQEGTGDYKLKPVLKIK